In Episyrphus balteatus chromosome 4, idEpiBalt1.1, whole genome shotgun sequence, the sequence CTGcctcaattttttgaatatttgtacCATGTAATTTTTCAGGTGTAAGGAACCTGGTCGCTACCAGAAAGATCTACCTTCCACAGATGTAATTATTTGCTTCCACAATGAAGCTTGGTCAACTCTACTACGTACGGTTCATTCGGTATTGGATCGGTCTCCAGAAGAacttatcgaaaaaattatactTGTCGATGATTTCTCTGATATGCGTAAGTATAGACTGATTTCTTGACTTGAAGTTGAATTCATTAATTCTGTTATCTAATTTTTCTGTTATAGCACACTTAGGAAAAGAATTGGAAGATTATTTGAAAGCATATCCTAAAGTGATTATTTTACGGGCGCCAAAAAGAGAAGGTTTAATTCGGGCAAGATTGCTTGGAGCACGATATTCAAAAGCAccgatattaacatttttggatTCACATTGTGAATGTACTATTGGTAAGTACAACTTCTTTGACTTGTTTAAAATCTCTAAGGGCTTGAGAATTTTCGTTTGAAGTTGTGTAATTCTATTGCCTCCTCTTTATGTTTAAAGGGACAGTTTTTCTCCCGGCATATTTTCCAAAGAATCTCGTGATTCTTACAAGGACAATATGTAAGTATCATCGAGATAACCTGCTTTAATACTTACTGGGGAAACTTGTGATACCTTCCACACCGACCTGTGATATACAGAACCCGTGATACTTTCCAAGGAGATCCATGATACTTTCTAGAGAAATATGTAATATTTATCAGAGTGAACCAGTGAACCATTTACCAGGTGAACATAACACCTAACGGGGCAACCCGTGATACTTACAGCGGAAACTTCTGAGAATTACCAGTGCAACCTTTTATTCTAAACTTGAAAACCCgtgataataatattttaaagaagCATTTAATACTTATGAGAGAAACATTTCATACTTACTAGGGTGAGATACTTACCAGAGCAATTTGTGATACCTACCTAGGCACCTCATGATACTTACTTGAAAAATATGTTGTACCTACGAGGGTAACTTCTTATAGATACCCTGGCAGGCCGTGATACTTTCAAAAGAAACTCCTTATTACTTATGAGATAAATATATCGCATTTGAAAGGTAAACTGTGATACCTACCATAGAACCTGTGATACCAACTGGGACAACCTGTGATACCTATCGGAGCAACTTGTGATTCTTACCCGTGCAACCTACTTTACTTACCCTTACAACCGGTGATACGTACCAGGGCGACCCGTGACAGGTACCGTGAAAATCCGTATTAGTTTATCAGAGAAATACGTAAAAATTATCACAAAATCCTACAATACTTCGGACAAATTATAAAACGTTGAAAGCTCGAAAAACATCGCATCTagtctttattattattttttttttatttagttttttttttcttttcttttaggTTGGTTAGAACCATTACTCGATCGCATAGCGAAAAATTCAACAAACGTTGTTTGTCCGGTTATCGATAATATTAACTCAGAAACATTACAATATCACTACACAAAAGGTTCTGCCATTCAAATTGGAGGTTTCGATTGGGGTTTAAATTTTGACTGGAATCCTATTCCAGAAAGAGAAGAGAAACGTCGTAATGTAAGGAAAATacaatgaatattttttctttaaacttatagtctaagagccggcagcatattttggcagttttgatataaccgaaattcgagtgtgcacatatctagatatgcaccacagtatgtcaacggaacaagtctggcagtgatctttttcagctttcccttgccagacgcatccaaagtgcagcaaaaaatcaatttttggcgttttggtataaccgaataaatgatacaccaaaaaatcataaaaaatcccctgatttcgaatctgtgggtaccgcaagtttctttttcagcttttcccccgccagaccgctttaaagcatttttaagtgcatttttctaatacctaataaacctaatagcttattttctgttgggtataaccgtatgatggtaacaaattaatattctatgtctattccaggtctagaaaatataagttttagccagctatttttcagccttccctctgccagacgcatccaaagtgcagtcaaaaatcaacttttggcgtttttctaggtattaccccaataaatgatacaccaaaaaatcataaaaaatcccctgatttcaaaaatgtgggtaccgcaagtttctttttcagctttccccccgccagaccgctttaaagcatttttaagtgcatttttctaataaaaaacctaattacttattttctgttaggtataaccgtatgatggtaacaaattaatattctatgtctattccaggtctagaaaatataagttttagccagctatttttcagccttccctctgccagacgcatccaaagtgcagtcaaaaatcaacttttggcgtttttctaggtattaccccaataaatgatacaccaaaaaatcataaaaaatcccctgatttcaaaaatgtgggtaccgcaagtttctttttcagctttccccccgccagactgctttaaagcatttttaagtgcatttttctaataaaaaacctaattacttattttttgttaggtataaccgtatgatggtaacaaattaatattctatgtctattccaggtctagaaaatataagttttagccagctatttttcagccttccctctgccagacgcatccaaagtgcagtcaaaaatcaacttttggcgtttttctaggtattaccccaataaatgatacaccaaaaaatcataaaaaatcccctgatttcaaaaatgtgggtaccgcaagtttctttttcagctttccccccgccagaccgctttaaagcatttttaagtgcatttttctaataaaaaacctaattacttattttctgttaggtataaccgtatgatggtaacaaattaatattctatgtctattccaggtctagaaaatataagttttagccagctatttttcagccttccctctgccagacgcatccaaagtgcagtcaaaaatcaacttttggcgtttttctaggtattaccccaataaatgatacaccaaaaaatcataaaaaatcccctgatttcaaaaatgtgggtaccgcaagtttctttttcagctttccccccgccagaccgctttaaagcatttttaagtgcatttttctaataaaaaacctaatagcttattttctgttgggtataaccgtatgatggtaaaattctatgtctattcctggtttagaaaatataagtttaagccagatattgcTCAGctttccctctgccagacgcccttaaaggtttcccaaacaggtttttccatagaaaaaacacctagtttctgtttttttcttataaaattgaaataatatttttttgtttaaagtaaccatatgatggccaaatattaactttctctgccttttcctgatttagaaaatgtaagtttaagccagttttgtttcagcctaccctctgccagacgcatccaaagtgcagtcaaaaatcaacttttggcgtttttctaggtattaccccaataaatgatacaccaaaaaatcataaaaaatcccctgatttcaaaaatgtgggtaccgcaagtttctttttcagctttccccccgccagactgctttaaagcatttttaagtgcatttttctaataaaaaacctaattacttattttttgttaggtataaccgtatgatggtaataaattaatattctatgtctattccaggtctagaaaatataagttttagccagctatttttcagccttccctctgccagacgcatccaaagtgcagtcaaaaatctacttttggcgtttttctaggtattaccccaataaatgatacaccaaaaaatcataaaaaatcccctgatttcaaaaatgtgggtaccgcaagtttcttgttcagctttccccccgccagaccgctttaaagcatttttaagtgcatttttctaataaaaaacctaatagcttattttctgttgggtataaccgtatgatggtaaaattctatgtctattcctggtttagaaaatataagtttaagccagatattgcTCAGctttccctctgccagacgcccttaaaggtttcccaaacaggtttttccatagaaaaaacacctagtttctgtttttttcttataaaattgaaataatatttttttgtttaaagtaaccatatgatggccaaatattaactttctctgccttttcctgatttagaaaatgtaagtttaagccagttttgtttcagcctaccctctgccagacgccctaaaaggtatctcaatagtacgggaaagttaggttttgctatatggggcatgggggtctgttaaaaaatccgaaatgcattttgtcttCAGGGATTAAAAGAGCATAAACCCAGGAATCAaaagagtctaaaaccacattttgtacaaccgcaccaagaatcattttgtttgtccctatacaaaaaattgcaattttttgaagttttttgcctacagatcgaaaacagtctgtcaaatcgaaaaaccaatattgtaacaaatgaaggtaattaaaagatctacaacttttacaacgaacaaatttaaaaaaaaaacgctcaagtaaaagagatatgacaaaaataagaaaatcactttttgacgtgtttaaaaaaaaaacaccctaacttttaaaccaaagggataatcgaaaaatgttatttaacatatattgtagaaaattaaattatttcaagtttgtcatacattgtattttttgtaggttcaaaaatacgcgagttatgtgaaaaactaaaatttgtatttaaaaaaaaatggcggccaaatgactcttagtgcgattgaacaaaatttggttaacgactcgtgtctttatgcctttcgagccctgaagtcaaaatgcatttcggattttttcccagacccccatgccccatatagcaaaatcttactttcccgtactattgagataccttttagggcgtctggcagagggtaggctgaaacaaaactggcttaaacttacattttctaaatcaggaaaaggcagagaaagttaatatttggccatcatatggttactctaaacaaaaaaatattatttcaattttataagaaaagaacagaaactaggtgttttttctatggaaaaacctgtttgggaaacctttaagggcgtctggcagagggaaggctgaaaaatatctggcttaaacttatattttctaaaccaggaatagacatagaattttaccatcatacggttatacccaacagaaaataagctattaggttttttattagaaaaatgcacttaaaaatgctttaaagcggtctggcggggggaaagctgaaaaagaaacttgcggtacccacatttttgaaatcaggggattttttatgattttttggtgtatcatttattcggttataccaaaacgccaaaaattgattttttgctgctctttggatgcgtctggcaagggaaagctgaaaaagatcactgccagacttgttccgttgacatactgtggtgcatatctagatatgtgcacactcgaatttcggttatatcaaaactgccaaaatatgctgtcggctctcggtctattagtttttttctttataaataacAAAGTTTCTTATTCTTATTCAATAGAATTCTGCTGAGCCAGTTTATTCGCCAACAATGGCGGGTGGACTATTTTCAATTGATCGTAATTTCTTCGAACACCTTGGAACTTATGATCCTGGTTTTAATATTTGGGGAGCAGAAAATTTAGAATTATCATTTAAAACATGGATGTGTGGTGGAACATTAGAAATATTACCATGTTCACGTGTTGGGCATTTATTTCGTGACAAGTCACCGTATAAAGTATGTATAACagcaaataaatttgtttttgggaaatatttttatttaattgacttttttctttttagtgGAAAAGTGgagaaaatgttataaaaaaaaataattttcgtttAGCTGAAGTTTGGATGGATGAATATGCGAAATATTATTACCAAAGAATTGGTAATTTTATAGGTGATTTTGGAGATGTCTCAAGAAGAAAAGAATTgaggtaagattttttttacaatatagcTCCTTAATATTAGAAGCTATGAAGCACACTGAATTCACTGTCaaacgtcacacccgttacacataaataaaacaaaattttatttaaagattaTATTCACAACTAAATACATTAGGTGTTAGAGCTTATAAATACCTTATTTAATGAATAGTATACAAATCAggaatacaaaatgaaataacagtgtcacacccgttataATCGAAATATCCCATAGTAAAATTGTGGAGTTATGTACCACCGAGGCGAGAAATAAGTTCATTATGAACTCATATTCTGCAAATTTATGTGACCCTGTTCCGTAGTGAATATAAACTTCACTTTGACTTGTCGAATATGGGATATTCTAAGGTCACGGGTGGGAACTTGTACAAGTCAttgattgtttaaattttaaatataacacAAAATTGTACAAAATCATCATAACCTTTAACTGTATCAACAGTATAGTTTATTTCCTTATTATACctactttgcagaaaaatacAAATGTCACGGGTGAGACAAAAAAGACAGGGTTTTATGGTAGGGCTTTTTATTATACAGaaattcttatacaaaaaattatttagtagattttttttaataaatcgcgATGTAAATGTGTTGTTAAATCCTGGCGCTGTAAAAGTGTTTGTCACGGATGGGGAACGTGCATATTGCTCTGAAAGATGAGAGTTTGTAAAACATCTCAATCACTTTTTACtatttttgtatacataaatGTATAATGTCAGCTTAACTATAAGATACTTATATTAATTTTAGAAAACGTTTGGGTTGCAAAAGTTTCAAATGGTACTTGACAAACATTTATCCAGAGCTTTTGATTCCTGATGAAGCAGTTGCATATGGAGAggtatgtatttcaaaataaaatttaaaatgtaatttatgtattttcatttaaatttaatttacagataaaaaataaatttacatcgTTATGTCTtgattttcaaagtaaaccttTGGCCGTCAACCTTTGGCCTTGCCATGGGACGAATGGCAATCaggtattttatataatttgtaATGTAATCATTATGTCTACCCATGAATATATGCATAACCAAAATGTAAAAtttagatttataaaaaaaaaacaacgaaaattgtttgcattaattTATTCTAACAAATATGATACAATCGCACAAACAAGTTCAATTAAATAAACTCTACATACAAATTGTTCCATAAAAAGGTCATTCAAATcaatgagaatcaacaagaacgaacctttaaattttttatttttcatagttaaaaaataatttaattttatttaaaacatattaacAACTAAtgcattttgttatttattacaaTAAATAGTTCTTTACGATGAGTAAAATTGGTGAAATAAGGCGAGACGAAAATTGTCTGGATTATGATATGAAAAATGTAACTCTATATAAATGCCATGGCATGAAAGGAAATCAGGTAATTTAAatgatactatttttttttcatgaagtataaatacatttttttaatttctttttacagTTCTGGAATTATAATACTGATTCAAGCCAAATTCGACATGTATGGAGTGATACGTGCTTAGCAGTCAATGAAAAGAAAGATAAACTTATAACTGAAAAATGTGATCCAAATCGTGTTTGGCAAAAATGGTATATGGAAAACTATGatgcaaaaaaattgtatggttcTCATGGAAATACCTCAATTAtgacttctttaaaataaaaaaaaaaaataaatcatactTTTTCCCGTCcctaattagaaaaaaaaaaataaatttaataatttaatttatacaattgtattaagagccaatttttcaatgttCTAATAAACAGTCTGTTAACTGTTCGACAGATAAAGTTATTagactcataaacaatcagataaaaacattgaatttttcaatcaagaataatttattccacagaataacaaaaaaaaattgtcaaattcaaaaatatttaaaattaaacgtcatttttattcatgattgtttttgttttcttgtgttccactgtatttttttcaaaattctttcaaaacagctttgataactgacacaatattttttttgagattattccttagaataatttttattcgtctctgaaagaagcagatagttttattcttaggaataagctatatctgcatattgaaaaattgattttttctctatccttaggaataagtactaactgactgtttaactgactattgaaaaattggccctaagatgaaaaaaatatttgtaaatattGTTTGTAAgaagtttttgtaatttttaattaataaaaaacaattttgaacaaaacgaaaataaaaaacatactaTATAGCTGCCCTTTTGAATCAACTCTAGCAGCAAAATTTGAAACCTTTTGAGCTTCAATATCGCGACTTAcaacttaaataataaaaactagaATCTGGCAGGGTTGTCGAGGGTTAATATTGTTgcttacagtttttttttcaatgaaaaagagcatgtaaaaaattattcaacTCTCACTAGACTATATTTTGGATATGATTTAGGTATTTTAAGTCTTTTTATGTAATTCACACAAGTTTGTAGGGCTAAAATGTATGCTTCTAAAAAGCTTACAGGTTCAAAAATCTGGACAAGACAAATTTTTAACTTGTTCTTTGTTAAGAGCTAACCAATTTGTTGTTGATTAATAAGttctttgaatgtttttttttttggaaatttttctcaaaaatttatgttgaaaatataatattttaattaaaaaaatatgcaaaaaacgtACAGTCTGGAATATTGTTCTCAATGGGAGGCAATGGTCAAAGTTCAGAAAGTTTTGACTCAGATAAAATATTACATGATACGTAATCAAGTAACCCGCATAATTTGTATTCTTTACTATCCGTagtctttatttatttattttttttttttactatttttatgtGTAGTGATAACAGCTGtgttttcttttctaaaacTTACTTGTAAAAAAACAAGTGTTTATTATATGCGCTATAAGATAACACCTGGTCTATATAGCCTCATGTACAGTAGAGCGAAGTTCCTTAGCCATTggcttaaaattaatataaaaaaaaaaaacaaaaacacatacaaaaattagaaaagttGTATCGTTTTGAAATATGTGTTGCCGATGAGTGTGATAAATGTTTGGCCTGAAGTCCCTACTCGACTAAGAACTCAAGAAAATTGAGATCTTTTCCCCGTTCTCGgtgattgattttttcttttgaaaagtgaaagtatttccaaataagtaaaaaaacattcatttaatTATGGTtcttaaaatcttaaaattagcgctgttttaatttaatttgctgAAAAAGATCCAAAACGCGATCTGTGTTTGATTTGTGATACTTTCACGAATTATTTCCtgtttatttaagttttcaacTTGTGAGGCTACTATATTGACAATCTGTGGAAAGCATTGTTCTGCTTTATTTGTTTAGTTGGTTAGTTACCAAAATATGTAGTTTTCTAGTCTATAAGTTTATGGTAAAGATAGAATTCATTATGAAATCAGAAAATTTAGAAAACAGTCGTGAAATAGTTGTTCACAtaatttttgtagaaataattcattttaataaaacaaaactcaataattgtttaaaagttGTATAACAGTGATCGATTTCcagtgaaaaaagttgaaaattgaatacttttccaaataaaatagtttatttAGCAAATATTTCGGCCATAGTTGCTGAATTATTAAAAtcataatataaatttaaatcgattttcaaacttcaagttttgactttttttgttattaacaaaccATGCTTATTCTTTGCCGACATCGTCCAAAGTCATTTACGAAATATGTCGCAGTTTTAACGTTTTTTACGTTAATCACTACATTTTTCCTATTCTTAAATGTCACAAGAAGACCGTCAAAATTGAGTGGAATGCCCTTAGCGTTGTTAAGTGATAGTGATAAAGGCGTTTCTGAAATAGCAGTTGGTGATCTAGAAAATACTCTCTTAAAATTTGACAAGTCGACTGGAAAGGTCGATACCAAGAAACTTGGTACTAATAATGGAGAGAGATCTGGGATTGATAATGCGATAGAGGAAGACACACAATTAGCAAACCATGAAAGTGAGGACGGTCCAGGTGAAAATGGCGAGGCCGTAATTATCCCATCCGACTTACCACCGGCAGCAAAAGAGATGTTCGACAAGGGTTGGGAGAAAAATGCTTTCAATCAGTACGCGTCTGACCTCATTTCGTTGCATCGAAGCCTCCCTGATATAAGAGATGACTGGTACATATTTGTTATAAGCACTTTTAtagcttcaatttttttcaatattagtatcattttttttaggtgtaagGAACCCGGTCGCTACCAGAAGGATCTACCTTCCACAGATGTAATTATTTGTTTCCACAACGAAGCTTGGTCCACTCTACTACGAACGGTTCATTCGGTATTGGATCGGTCTCCGGAAGAacttatcgaaaaaattatactTGTCGATGATTTCTCTGATATGCGTAAGTAGACCGATAACTTGTCTTgaacttaaatttatttgttctttctgACAGCACACTTAGGAAAAGAGTTGGAAGATTATTTGAAAGCATATCCTAAAGTCGATATTATACGTGCGCCAAAAAGAGAAGGTTTGATTCGGGCAAGATTGCTTGGAGCACGATATTCAAAAGCAccgatattaacatttttggatTCACATTGTGAATGTACTATTGGTAAGTATAACTTCTTGGACTTCTTTAAACTCTTtgagatagagcttattccttaggatatttcattttcaatttgttgtttcttttaCCTACTTTCAGGTTGGTTGGAACCATTACTCGATCGCATagcaaaaaattcaacaaacgtTGTTTGTCCGGTAATCGATAGAATTAATTCAGAAACATTGCATTATCACTACACAAAAGGTTCTGTCATTAATATTGGAGGTTTCAAATGGGATTTACATTTTGACTGGTATCCTATTCCAGAAAGAGAAGAGAAACGTCGTAATGTAAGGGAAAAAacaatgaatattttttatttaaacttagttttttttctttataaataacAAAGTTTCTTATTCTTATT encodes:
- the LOC129919256 gene encoding putative polypeptide N-acetylgalactosaminyltransferase 9; amino-acid sequence: MFDKGWEKNAFNQYASDLISLHRSLPDIRDDWCKEPGRYQKDLPSTDVIICFHNEAWSTLLRTVHSVLDRSPEELIEKIILVDDFSDMPHLGKELEDYLKAYPKVIILRAPKREGLIRARLLGARYSKAPILTFLDSHCECTIGWLEPLLDRIAKNSTNVVCPVIDNINSETLQYHYTKGSAIQIGGFDWGLNFDWNPIPEREEKRRNNSAEPVYSPTMAGGLFSIDRNFFEHLGTYDPGFNIWGAENLELSFKTWMCGGTLEILPCSRVGHLFRDKSPYKWKSGENVIKKNNFRLAEVWMDEYAKYYYQRIGNFIGDFGDVSRRKELRKRLGCKSFKWYLTNIYPELLIPDEAVAYGEIKNKFTSLCLDFQSKPLAVNLWPCHGTNGNQFFTMSKIGEIRRDENCLDYDMKNVTLYKCHGMKGNQFWNYNTDSSQIRHVWSDTCLAVNEKKDKLITEKCDPNRVWQKWYMENYDAKKLYGSHGNTSIMTSLK